In Raphanus sativus cultivar WK10039 chromosome 5, ASM80110v3, whole genome shotgun sequence, the following proteins share a genomic window:
- the LOC108863587 gene encoding SNARE-interacting protein KEULE: MSYSDSDSSSQAADYKNFRQITRERLLYEMLRSAKTGSSKSTWKVLIMDKLTVKIMSYACKMADITQEGVSLVEDIFRRRQPLPSMDAIYFIQPTKENVIMFLSDMSGKSPLYKKAFVFFSSPVSKELVGHIKKDSSVLPRIGALREMNLEFFAIDSQGFITDHERALEDLFGDEETSRKGDACLNVMASRIATVFASLREFPTVRYRAAKSLDASTMTTMRDLIPTKLAAGIWNCLAKHKQSIENFPQTETCELLILDRSIDQIAPIIHEWTYDAMCHDLLNMDGNKYVHVIPSKSGGQPEKKDVLLEEHDPIWLELRHAHIADASERLHDKMTNFLSKNKAAQLQHGKRDGGELSTRDLQKMVQALPQYSEQIDKLSLHVEIARKINDLIREQGLRELGQLEQDLVFGDAGMKDVIKYLSTQEEASREGKLRLLMILATIYPEKFEGEKGQNLMKLAKLSCDDMSAVNNMRLLGSAVDAKKNTPGGFTLKFDLHKKKRAVRKERQEEAAWQLSRFYPMVEELIEKLSKGELPKEDFPCMNDPSPSFHGSTSLSSSASSNQGQAAAQSMRSRRTPTWAKPRGSDDGYSSDSVLRHASSDFRKMGQRIFVFIVGGATRSELKVCHKLTTKLKREVILGSTSLDDPPQFITKLKLLSANELSIDDLQI; this comes from the exons ATGTCGTACTCCGATTCAGATTCTTCGTCTCAGGCCGCCGACTACAAGAATTTCCGGCAGATTACACGCGAAC GACTCTTGTATGAGATGCTTAGATCTGCCAAGACAGGGAGCTCAAAATCCACCTGGAAG GTACTAATCATGGACAAACTTACTGTCAAGATAATGTCATACGCCTGCAAAATGGCTGATATCACGCAAGAAGGAGTTTCAT TGGTTGAAGACATTTTTAGACGAAGACAGCCTCTACCTTCAATGGATGCCATTTACTTCATCCAGCCAACTAAAGAGAA CGTCATCATGTTCCTGTCAGACATGTCTGGAAAATCACCATTGTACAAGAA GGCATTTGTTTTCTTCAGTTCACCGGTTTCCAAGGAGCTGGTTGGTCACATAAAAAAAGATTCCAGTGTATTACCTCGGATTGGAGCATTGAGAGAG ATGAACTTGGAGTTTTTTGCCATCGATAGCCAG GGTTTCATCACGGATCATGAGAGAGCTCTAGAGGATCTTTTCGGTGACGAGGAAACTTCTCGAAAAGGCGATGCGTGCTTAAATGTGATGGCTTCTCGAATTGCCACCGTCTTTGCTTCACTACGG GAATTTCCAACAGTACGATACCGGGCTGCAAAGTCACTTGACGCATCGACAATGACAACTATGCGCGATTTAATTCCCACGAAGCTAGCAGCTGGAATCTGGAATTGTCTAGCAAAACACAAACAGTCGATTGAAAATTTCCCACAGACTGAAACGTGTGAGCTGCTTATCCTCGACAGATCAATAGACCAG ATTGCCCCTATTATACATGAGTGGACTTATGATGCTATGTGCCATGATCTACTGAACATGGACGGAAACAAATATGTACACGTG ATTCCAAGCAAGTCAGGTGGACAACCAGAGAAGAAAGATGTGCTCTTGGAGGAACACGATCCTATTTGGCTAGAGCTTCGACATGCACACATAGCAGAT GCTAGTGAAAGATTGCATGACAAGATGACCAATTTCTTATCGAAAAACAAAGCCGCTCAGCTTCAGCATGGTAAGAG AGATGGAGGTGAGCTTTCCACGAGGGATTTGCAGAAGATGGTTCAAGCATTGCCACAATACAGTGAACAAATTGACAAGCTGTCTCTCCATGTGGAG ATTGCTAGAAAAATCAACGACCTTATCAGAGAGCAGGGACTGCGGGAGCTTGGACAACTTGAACAAGACCTTGTCTTTGGTGATGCTGGGATGAAGGATGTGATTAAATATTTGAGTACTCAAGAG GAGGCAAGTCGTGAAGGTAAGTTACGCCTGCTGATGATCCTCGCAACAATTTACCCTGAAAAGTTCGAAGGTGAAAAAGGTCAAAATCTAATGAAG CTGGCAAAACTCTCATGTGATGACATGAGCGCTGTGAATAATATGAGATTGCTTGGTTCAGCCGTTGATGCTAAAAAGAATACTCCGGGAGGTTTCACTTTGAAGTTTGATCTTCACAAG AAGAAGCGAGCTGTCAGGAAAGAGCGCCAAGAGGAAGCAGCATGGCAGCTATCTCGTTTTTACCCCATGGTTGAG GAACTCATCGAGAAGCTTAGCAAAGGAGAATTGCCAAAAGAGGATTTCCCATGCATGAACGACCCAAGCCCGAGCTTCCACGGATCAACTTCGCTTTCTTCATCAGCAAGTAGTAATCAAGGTCAAGCTGCTGCTCAGTCCATGAGATCAAGACGCACACCAACATGGGCTAAACCTCGAGGTTCAGATGATGGATACTCAAG tgattcGGTGTTGAGACATGCGTCTAGTGATTTCAGAAAGATGGGACAGCGAATATTTGTGTTTATTGTTGGTGGAGCGACAAGATCAGAG TTAAAAGTATGCCACAAACTAACCACGAAACTCAAAAGAGAAGTTATCCTCGGGTCTACAAGCCTCGATGATCCTCCGCAGTTCATAACG AAACTGAAGCTTCTGTCTGCAAATGAGCTATCTATAGACGATCTCCAAATATAA
- the LOC108859535 gene encoding uncharacterized protein LOC108859535 yields the protein MKLVWSPETASKAYLDTVKSCENLETPDAAELISAMAAGWNAKLIVETWSYGDAIASSIGLNVASQHANAKHMCIVQNARSESAYLQAIQESSSPLNLPETIIAEEPENAMKEIQGIDFLVVDWRNKEFAAGTLRNAAFGSRGAVVVCRNGYSRSSSGFSWRKALREREVVRTVTLPVTGGIEIAHVAARNSGKSEKSKRRWITHIDQRSGEEHVFSI from the exons atgaagtTGGTTTGGTCTCCGGAGACTGCATCTAAGGCTTACTTAGACACCGTTAAATCG TGCGAGAATCTTGAAACACCTGACGCGGCGGAGCTAATATCAGCGATGGCGGCTGGATGGAACGCGAAGCTAATCGTCGAGACCTGGTCATACGGAGACGCAATAGCCTCAAGTATCGGCTTAAACGTCGCGAGCCAACACGCGAACGCGAAACACATGTGTATCGTACAAAACGCAAGATCGGAATCAGCTTATCTCCAAGCCATCCAAGAATCTTCATCTCCCTTGAACTTACCGGAGACGATCATCGCCGAAGAGCCCGAGAACGCGATGAAGGAGATACAAGGGATCGACTTCTTGGTCGTGGACTGGCGTAACAAGGAGTTTGCAGCGGGTACGTTGAGGAACGCTGCGTTTGGAAGCAGAGGAGCGGTTGTGGTTTGTAGAAACGGGTATTCGAGAAGCTCTTCGGGTTTTAGCTGGAGAAAGGCTTTAAGAGAGAGGGAAGTTGTTAGAACGGTGACTCTTCCGGTCACCGGAGGTATTGAGATTGCTCATGTGGCGGCTAGGAACTCGGGGAAGAGTGAGAAGAGTAAGAGGAGATGGATCACACATATTGATCAGAGATCAGGAGAAGAACATGTATTTAGTATCTAG
- the LOC108857438 gene encoding probable calcium-binding protein CML13, translating into MGKDGLSDGQVSSMKEAFTLFDTNGDGKIAPTELGILMRSLGGNPTQAQLKSITASENLTAPFDFDRFLDLMAKHLKTEPFDRQLRDAFKVLDKEGTGFVAVADLRHILTSIGEKLEANEFDEWIKEVDVGSDGKIRYEDFIARMVAK; encoded by the coding sequence ATGGGCAAGGACGGTCTGAGCGACGGCCAGGTCTCGTCGATGAAGGAAGCATTCACGCTCTTCGACACCAACGGCGACGGAAAAATCGCGCCGACCGAGCTCGGGATCCTCATGCGATCGCTCGGGGGAAACCCGACCCAAGCCCAGCTGAAATCCATAACCGCCTCCGAGAACCTGACCGCCCCGTTCGATTTCGACCGGTTCCTGGATCTGATGGCGAAGCACCTGAAGACGGAGCCTTTCGATCGCCAGCTCCGCGACGCCTTCAAGGTGCTCGACAAGGAAGGCACGGGCTTCGTCGCCGTGGCGGATCTGAGGCATATCCTCACGAGCATCGGGGAGAAGCTGGAGGCTAACGAGTTCGATGAGTGGATCAAGGAGGTGGATGTGGGATCCGATGGGAAGATCCGGTATGAGGATTTCATTGCCAGGATGGTCgccaagtga
- the LOC108860031 gene encoding disease resistance protein RFL1, whose translation MGGCFSISLSCDQVVTQVSQRLCLKESYVHNLAENLASLEKAMGMLKAKRDDVQGRVNREEFTGHRQKLSQVKVWLTSVLTIENQHNDLLNTSELELRRLCLCGFCSKNMKLSCRYGKKVILMLREVESLISQGEFDVVTDTTPIAEGEELPIQPTIVGQETMLETVWNRLMEDEVGIVGLYGMGGVGKTTLLTQINNKLSKRGGGFDVVIWVVVSKKATVHKIQGSIGEKLGLVGKEWDEKSDVERACEIHNVLRGKKFGLFLDDIWEKVSLSKIGVPYPSRETGSKVAFTTRSRDVCGRMGVDDPIKVRCLDTDKAWILFKKKVGEHTLERHPGIPELAMKVAEKCRGLPLALNVIGETMASKRSVQEWRLAVDVLTSSATKFSGVEDEILPILKYSYDSLDGEMTRSCFLYCSLFPEDHLIGKETLIEYWMGEGFVDEKEGRERAMNQGYEILGNLVRACLLLEDDRYESFVKMHDVVRKMALWIASDLGKHKERCIVQTGVGIRGVPKVKNWKDVRRISLMENGIKTISKSHECPQLATLLLRKNKLIEISDGFFRSMPKLLVLDLSENALGGFRMDMCNLVSLRYLNLSGTLIEGLPCGIHMLKMLTHLNLEGTRRLESVDGISGLSSLRTLKLLRSKVWLDMSLMKELRLLKHIEYMSVSISPSILVGEELLYDPRMGTCIQQVRIEERGEEEAVKVLFLPALDGLSDIFIGGCGMLEEIKIEKTPWNKSLTTSPCFSNLTVARIVSCDGLKDLTWLLFAPNLTVLHVLGSVQLEDIISKEKAASVLDIVPFQKLEELVLEELPELKSIFWNALPFQRLRRLFIGRGCGKLRKIPLNSKSVFNVEKFVIICYDREWLKRVEWRDKATRHRFLPLCTIKWK comes from the coding sequence ATGGGAGGCTGTTTCTCTATCTCATTGTCATGTGATCAAGTGGTGACTCAAGTCTCCCAACGGCTATGCCTCAAGGAGAGTTACGTTCATAACCTCGCCGAGAATCTAGCGTCACTGGAGAAAGCCATGGGAATGCTAAAGGCGAAGAGAGATGATGTTCAAGGAAGGGTAAACAGAGAAGAGTTCACAGGGCATCGTCAAAAGCTTTCTCAAGTCAAGGTGTGGCTTACGAGTGTCCTTACCATAGAAAACCAACATAATGATCTCCTTAATACTAGTGAGCTCGAGCTTAGAAGGTTGTGTCTATGTGGTTTTTGctctaaaaatatgaaacttagCTGTCGTTATGGGAAAAAGGTTATCCTGATGTTGAGGGAGGTAGAGAGTCTTATCTCTCAAGGAGAATTTGATGTAGTGACTGACACAACTCCTATAGCTGAGGGTGAAGAGTTGCCTATCCAACCGACGATAGTTGGCCAGGAAACAATGCTGGAAACGGTGTGGAACCGTCTGATGGAGGATGAAGTCGGGATCGTGGGTCTGTATGGTATGGGTGGAGTTGGCAAAACCACCCTTCTCACGCAGATCAACAATAAGCTTTCTAAAAGAGGTGGTGGGTTTGATGTTGTGATATGGGTTGTGGTGTCTAAAAAAGCAACAGTCCATAAGATTCAAGGGAGCATCGGTGAGAAGCTAGGCCTTGTGGGGAAGGAGTGGGACGAGAAAAGCGACGTGGAGAGAGCCTGTGAGATCCACAACGTTCTCAGGGGGAAGAAGTTTGGGTTGTTTCTTGATGATATATGGGAGAAAGTGAGTTTAAGTAAGATCGGAGTCCCATATCCTAGCAGAGAAACCGGAAGCAAAGTAGCATTTACCACCCGTTCTCGAGATGTGTGTGGACGCATGGGGGTTGACGACCCGATCAAAGTCCGTTGTCTGGACACGGACAAAGCCTGGATTTTGTTCAAAAAGAAAGTCGGGGAACACACACTGGAAAGGCACCCAGGGATACCTGAGCTCGCAATGAAAGTCGCGGAGAAATGCAGAGGCCTACCGTTGGCACTTAATGTCATCGGTGAAACAATGGCGAGCAAAAGATCAGTACAAGAGTGGCGTCTAGCAGTTGATGTGTTGACTTCATCTGCCACAAAGTTTTCAGGCGTGGAAGATGAGATTCTTCCGATCTTGAAGTATAGCTACGATAGTTTGGATGGTGAGATGACCAGGTCATGTTTTCTGTATTGCTCTCTGTTTCCTGAAGATCACCTTATTGGTAAAGAGACGTTGATAGAGTACTGGATGGGTGAGGGGTTCGTTGATGAGAAGGAAGGTAGAGAGAGGGCAATGAACCAAGGTTATGAGATACTCGGGAACCTTGTCCGTGCATGTTTGTTGTTGGAAGATGACCGGTACGAATCATTCGTGAAAATGCATGATGTGGTGCGGAAGATGGCCTTGTGGATAGCTTCGGATCTAGGAAAGCATAAAGAAAGATGTATCGTACAAACTGGTGTCGGGATACGTGGAGTACCCAAAGTGAAGAACTGGAAAGATGTGAGAAGAATCTCGTTGATGGAAAATGGTATTAAAACCATATCTAAGAGCCATGAGTGTCCTCAACTTGCAACTCTCCTCCTTCGGAAAAACAAACTCATAGAGATCTCAGATGGATTCTTTCGGTCTATGCCAAAGCTACTGGTTTTGGATTTATCAGAGAATGCTCTCGGAGGATTTCGAATGGATATGTGCAATTTGGTTTCTTTGAGATATCTTAACTTGTCAGGGACATTGATAGAGGGATTACCTTGTGGTATACACATGTTGAAAATGCTAACACATCTGAATTTGGAGGGGACGAGGAGGCTTGAGAGTGTAGATGGGATATCAGGATTGTCAAGCTTGAGGACACTGAAGCTACTACGTTCCAAAGTGTGGCTAGATATGAGCCTGATGAAGGAGCTGCGGCTCTTGAAACATATAGAGTATATGAGCGTAAGTATCTCGCCAAGTATTTTGGTTGGGGAGGAATTGTTGTATGACCCCAGAATGGGAACATGCATCCAACAAGTTCGTATTGAGGAGCGTGGGGAAGAAGAGGCAGTAAAAGTATTATTTCTTCCAGCTTTGGATGGTCTCTCTGATATTTTCATAGGGGGATGTGGAATGTTGGAGGAGATAAAGATAGAGAAGACACCATGGAACAAAAGCCTGACAACTAGTCCATGCTTCTCAAACCTCACTGTTGCAAGAATTGTATCTTGTGATGGTCTAAAGGATTTGACGTGGCTGCTGTTCGCTCCAAATCTTACTGTTCTTCATGTGCTTGGTTCAGTGCAACTAGAGGATATAATAAGCAAAGAGAAAGCTGCGAGTGTTTTAGATATTGTTCCTTTCCAGAAACTAGAAGAGCTTGTTTTGGAGGAATTGCCTGAGCTTAAGAGCATATTTTGGAATGCTCTGCCTTTTCAACGTCTGAGACGTCTTTTCATAGGCAGAGGTTGTGGGAAGCTGAGAAAGATTCCTCTGAATTCTAAAAGCGTTTTTAACGTTGAAAAATTTGTCATAATATGCTATGATAGAGAGTGGTTAAAAAGAGTTGAATGGAGGGACAAAGCCACAAGACACCGTTTCTTACCTCTATGTACTATTAAgtggaaataa